The Streptomyces sp. NBC_00483 genome contains the following window.
CGGCCGGCCCGCCCGCCTTCGACCCGCCCGCAGCCGGCCCGCCCGCCTTCGGCCCCGCGCAGGAAGTCGCGTTCGGGCCGCCCGGCCGACCCCCTGTCCAGCCGCCCGGCCGGCCCCCTGTCCAGCCGTCCGACCCTCCCCCTGCCCGGTCGCCCGCCGGACCCGCCGATCCGGCGCGCGCCGTCGCGGCGGGGCTGCTCAACCTCAGCGGGCTCGGCCTGGGGTACGTCCTCGTACGCCGCCGCCTGCTCGCGCTGCTGTGCGTCGCCGCCACGGCCGCCCTGCTCACCCTCGCGCTGCCCGCCGACCCGGACGGAGTGCCCGGATGGGCGCTGATCGGGTACGGGGTGCTGCTGCTCGCCGCGGTGGCGGACGGCGCGCGGATCGGGCTGCGGGCGCCCGCAACTTCCGTACAGATCAAGCCGGTTGTGGCCATCGTGCTCGGTCTCGCGCTGCTCGCCGTGCCCGCAGGGGGCGCCGTCGCGTACGGCGGTCTGCGCGACGACGCCGTCGAGCAGCGGCTGCTCGACCGGCTCGACAGCGCCGACGCCCTCGTCAAGAAGGCCTCGGGCCGCGACTTCGCCGAGGCGCGCGCCGACTACCGCACCGCGCTCGGCCGGTACCGCGACCTCGCGGAGGACCACCCGGACTCCAGGGCGGCGCACCGCGTGCACGACAGCCTCGACGCCTACTACAAGGCGGTGTCCGCGCCGTACGCCGACGGCGAGCACTGCGCGGCCGTCGCGCCCCTCGAACACCTGCGGTCGGTGCCGGGCACGATCGACCGCACCGTCCTCGGCTCCCTCGCGAGCTGGCCCGACAAGCCGCTCGCCGCCTCGCTCCTGAAGTGCGGCACGGGAAAGCTCGGCGCCGCGGAGTCCGACGGCGAGGGCGGCGAACTCGGCCAACTCCTGCGTATGTTCCCCGAGTCGGCGCAGGCGGACCAGGTGGAGCCCGCCGTGCGCGCGGCCGTCGAGCGGCGCGCCGGTGAGCTGAAGGGTGCGGACCCGTGCACCGCCACCCGGGCGCTGCGCCGCATCGGCGACACCGCGAAGCGCCTGCCCGCGCCCGTCCCCGCGCACCTGCGCGGCGGCGTCGCGACGGCCGTGGAGGACGGGGCGTACGCCTGCGGCATCGACCAGTTCAAGGACAAGAAGTTCAGCGCGGCGCACGCGTCACTGACCGACTTCGCGGGCACGTACAAGAACGACGAGCGGCGGGCCCGCGCCCAGCAGGTCGCCATCGCCGCCGAGATCGCGAAGCTGCGTCCCACCGCGGGCGACCGGCTGCCGCCGAAGGGCGCGCCGGGCGGCTCCCGCATGGACATGGTGATCAGCAACGACGGGCCCGACCCGGTCGAGGTCCTCTACACGGGACCGGTCACCGGCCGGATCACCATCGCCGCCTGCGGGTCCTGCAAGACGTATCCGACCGAGACGGCGGGCCGCGGCAAGGCGTGCAAGGCGAGCGGCAAGAGCTACCCGAAGCGGACGCTGCGGCTGCCCGCGGGCACGTACCACTTCCTGCACAAGCCGGGTGGCCGCGACGCGACGGCGAGCGGGCGCGCGGCGGGCGGCCGGATCCAGTCCGGGTACTCGTACACGCAGTGCAGCTATGTGGTCAGGAGCGAGCTGGGCGCGGATCTGTAGCGCCACCGGTCCGGGAGGGGGGGGGCTCAGAAGGTGCGGGTGAACGGGGTGGGGTCGACCGCCATCAGACCGCTGAACGGGCCGTCGAGCTGGTAGATCAGGAGCACGGTGAACGTGATCAGGGCGGACAGGCCCATCACCATCACGACGTGGGTGAAGCTGCGCTGCACCCCGAACATGAACATGAAGGCGACCGTGAGACCGCCCCCGACGATCAGGCCGAACCAGATCACCGGCGAGAGCCGCTCGCCCGCGTCGCTCTCCCGGCCCCTGCGCGCCTCGTCGAGCACGCTCAGCTGTGCCAAAGCCTCCTGAACGGTGGCCTGTTGGGAGGGCGTGGCGTCGGCGGGCACCTGGCTCGCCGCGCGTACGTCGCCCAACAGCCGCCAGCCCTCGGCCCCCAGCGGACCGCCCTCGGCCATGGCCGGCCACTCCGTGTCGGACACGTGGGTCATGTACCGCTCGATGTCCGTGCGCACGCGCTCGCCCTGGGTGGGTGCCAGACCGGCCGAGAGCAGATGGATCTGATGTGCGGCACTCGCCTCGGCCGCCGCGTGGTCCTCGGCCCCGGAGTGGGTGTCCCAGACCGACACGAGGGCGAGGCCGAGCACCAGCGCGTAGAGCACGCCGACCATCATCGAGATGTACTCGGCGACGTCCTCGCGGGGCTCCTCGTCCGGGCTGAGCGGCCAGTAACGGTGCTTGACGAGGACGATCGCGGCGGCGAGCAGGGCGACGCCGACGACGATGGCCAGGCTTTCGATCATTCGGGAGTCCGCTCCGATTCGGGGACCGTTCGGTCAGTGTCTGCGGGCCGAGCCGAGCACCGCGGCCGCGATCGCGGCGGGCAGCAGCACGAGGAACAGCGCCGCCATGAGGCCGAGCCCGGTGGGCCGGCCGTTGTCGTGGACGAAACGGCGGAGCAGCGGGGGCAGTCGGTCCTCCTGGCCGGACTTCTTCGCCTGCGTACGTGCCTCGGGGTCGGGTTCGGTCGGGGGCTCGGGCTGCCGGGATTGCCTTGGGGGGAGGGGGAGTCGGGGCGGTCGGGGCGCCGGGTCCGGCGCGGCGATGCCCGGCGGGGGAGCCACCAGCAGCAGTGCGGCGGCCGGCGCGGGCGGCTGCAGCGGTGGTGCGGCGGGCGGCTCGGCCGGAGGTTCGCCGGGCGGCTTCGGTGACGCCGGTTCCTTCGGCCGGGGTGCGGGCGCCCCCGGGATCACGAGCCGCGTCGTGGCGCGCGCCGACAACCGGGGCGGCGCCACCTCCTCGCCGCGCGCGCCGATGGTACGGATCAGGTCGCTGCCCTCGGCGAGCCCACGACCGGTGTACGTGCCGGGGGCGCGCCGCACGTCACCGCCGCACTCGGCCGTGGCGCCGGGCGCCAGGCGCGGCACGACCGGGCGGCCGTGGGCGCAGTCGATGCGGTCGGGGGCGAGGCCCGGGTCGGTGACGCGGATGTCGTGCAGGGGCCGGTTGCCGGGGTTGGTGACGGTGTAGGTGACGTGGGCCCGGTCGGGGCCGGTCGG
Protein-coding sequences here:
- a CDS encoding bestrophin-like domain encodes the protein MIESLAIVVGVALLAAAIVLVKHRYWPLSPDEEPREDVAEYISMMVGVLYALVLGLALVSVWDTHSGAEDHAAAEASAAHQIHLLSAGLAPTQGERVRTDIERYMTHVSDTEWPAMAEGGPLGAEGWRLLGDVRAASQVPADATPSQQATVQEALAQLSVLDEARRGRESDAGERLSPVIWFGLIVGGGLTVAFMFMFGVQRSFTHVVMVMGLSALITFTVLLIYQLDGPFSGLMAVDPTPFTRTF